One window of Agromyces rhizosphaerae genomic DNA carries:
- a CDS encoding calcium/sodium antiporter has translation MPPVVAFLAGLVALVVGAELLVRGGSRLAERLGVSPMVVGVTVVAFGTSVPELAIGIDAAVQGSGALVVGNIAGTNILNILLILGLVALVRPVKVTAATLRVDLPTMVGVSVLALLLALDGTYGRIDGGVLLLVGVAYATVIVRGARHQAASARRARREAMTTRTETGSIIFVHPPRPSPWKAVRDAAYVVGGLAVILVGADWLVSGAVDIATALGVSEAVIGLTIVALGTSAPELATAVVALIRGVRDLAIGNLLGSSIYNLALVLGLTVVVSPAPIGIEPEIIRVDLPVMVATAVACIPVFVSGNRIRRLEGAAFVTAYFVYLAYLLIART, from the coding sequence ATGCCTCCCGTCGTCGCGTTCCTCGCCGGTCTGGTCGCCCTCGTCGTGGGCGCCGAACTGCTGGTGCGCGGCGGATCGCGCCTCGCCGAGCGGCTCGGCGTCTCGCCCATGGTCGTCGGCGTCACCGTCGTCGCGTTCGGCACGAGCGTGCCCGAGCTCGCGATCGGCATCGACGCCGCTGTGCAGGGCAGCGGCGCGCTCGTGGTCGGCAACATCGCCGGCACGAACATCCTCAACATCCTGCTGATCCTCGGCCTCGTCGCGCTCGTGCGGCCGGTGAAGGTGACGGCGGCCACGCTCCGCGTCGACCTGCCCACGATGGTGGGCGTGAGCGTGCTCGCGCTGCTGCTCGCGCTCGACGGGACGTACGGGCGCATCGATGGCGGCGTGCTGCTGCTCGTCGGCGTCGCCTACGCGACGGTCATCGTGCGCGGGGCTCGCCACCAGGCGGCATCCGCCCGTCGTGCCCGCCGGGAGGCGATGACCACCCGCACCGAGACCGGGAGCATCATCTTCGTGCACCCGCCGCGGCCGTCACCGTGGAAGGCGGTGCGCGACGCGGCGTACGTGGTCGGCGGGCTCGCGGTGATCCTGGTCGGCGCCGACTGGCTGGTGTCGGGCGCCGTCGACATCGCGACCGCGCTCGGCGTCTCCGAGGCCGTCATCGGCCTCACGATCGTCGCGCTCGGCACGTCGGCGCCCGAGCTCGCCACGGCGGTCGTGGCGCTCATCCGCGGCGTGCGCGACCTCGCGATCGGCAACCTGCTCGGCAGCAGCATCTACAACCTCGCGCTCGTGCTCGGACTCACCGTGGTGGTCTCGCCCGCGCCGATCGGCATCGAGCCCGAGATCATCCGGGTCGACCTGCCCGTCATGGTCGCGACGGCCGTCGCGTGCATCCCGGTCTTCGTCAGCGGCAACCGCATCCGCCGGCTCGAGGGCGCGGCGTTCGTGACGGCGTACTTCGTCTACCTCGCGTACCTGCTGATCGCGCGCACCTAG
- a CDS encoding CoA-binding protein → MSTVTDATTATDATGTTAASNDDLETVRLVNGLSCEMPANSPLAKLLRSQRTWEGPDAKERLGILRKAKSVAIVGASSNPARSSYFVATYLLQSTDYRVYFVNPNATEILGQPVYPDLASLPEVPDIVDVFRRGSDIPSVIDDVVAAGAKTIWVQLGIWNQDAAYYGEEQGLTVVMDRCLKVEHARFNGGLHLLGFDTGQITSRKTVR, encoded by the coding sequence ATGAGCACGGTGACGGATGCCACGACGGCGACGGATGCCACGGGCACGACCGCGGCCTCGAACGACGACCTGGAGACGGTGCGCCTGGTCAACGGCCTGAGCTGCGAGATGCCGGCGAACTCGCCGCTGGCGAAGCTGCTGCGCTCGCAGCGCACGTGGGAGGGTCCCGACGCGAAGGAACGCCTCGGCATCCTCCGGAAGGCGAAGTCGGTCGCGATCGTCGGCGCCTCGTCGAACCCGGCCCGGTCGAGCTACTTCGTGGCGACCTACCTGCTGCAGTCGACCGACTACCGCGTCTACTTCGTGAACCCGAACGCGACCGAGATCCTCGGCCAGCCGGTCTACCCCGACCTGGCATCGCTGCCCGAGGTGCCCGACATCGTCGACGTGTTCCGCCGCGGCAGCGACATCCCCAGCGTGATCGACGACGTCGTCGCGGCAGGCGCGAAGACCATCTGGGTGCAGCTCGGCATCTGGAACCAGGACGCCGCGTACTACGGCGAGGAGCAGGGACTGACCGTGGTCATGGACCGCTGCCTCAAGGTCGAGCACGCCCGCTTCAACGGCGGCCTGCACCTGCTCGGCTTCGACACCGGCCAGATCACGAGCCGCAAGACGGTGCGCTGA
- a CDS encoding O-acetylhomoserine aminocarboxypropyltransferase/cysteine synthase family protein, with the protein MADREYGFKTRAIHAGNIPDAVHGSRALPIHQSTAFVFDDTADAAARFALQKYGNIYSRLANPTVASFEERVASLEGGLGAVATASGLSAQYITFASLAGAGDHIVASANLYGGSITQLDVTLRRFGIETTFVQSSDPADYAAAITDQTKALFVETVANPSGEIADLEGLADVARAAGVPFIVDSTIATPYLNRPIEWGADIVTHSATKFIGGHGTTLGGVVVESGRFDWHSDKFPLFNQPVPSYGGLQWNGNFGEYAFLTRLRAEQLRDIGPALSPHSAFLLAQGVETLPYRIQAHVDNARAVAEWLEQDDRVSQVWWAGLPNHPHHDRAQKYLPKGPGSVFSFEVKGGRAVGQKLIESVNLASHLANIGDAKTLIIHPASTTHAQLTEQQLVDAGVLPGVVRISVGIEDVEDIIDDLDQALAAATGGE; encoded by the coding sequence ATGGCAGACCGCGAATACGGCTTCAAGACGCGTGCGATCCACGCCGGGAACATCCCCGACGCGGTGCACGGCAGCAGGGCGCTGCCCATCCACCAGTCGACGGCGTTCGTCTTCGACGACACCGCGGATGCGGCCGCCCGATTCGCGCTGCAGAAGTACGGCAACATCTACTCGCGCCTCGCGAACCCCACGGTGGCGAGCTTCGAGGAGCGCGTCGCGAGCCTCGAAGGCGGCCTCGGCGCGGTCGCCACGGCGAGCGGCCTGAGCGCGCAGTACATCACCTTCGCGAGCCTCGCCGGGGCGGGCGACCACATCGTGGCATCCGCCAACCTCTACGGCGGCTCGATCACCCAGCTCGACGTGACGCTGCGCCGCTTCGGCATCGAGACCACCTTCGTGCAGTCCTCCGACCCGGCCGACTACGCCGCCGCGATCACCGACCAGACCAAGGCGCTGTTCGTCGAGACCGTCGCGAACCCGTCGGGCGAGATCGCCGACCTCGAGGGCCTCGCCGACGTCGCCCGCGCTGCCGGCGTGCCGTTCATCGTCGACTCGACCATCGCGACCCCGTACCTCAACCGCCCGATCGAGTGGGGCGCCGACATCGTCACCCACTCGGCCACGAAGTTCATCGGCGGCCACGGCACGACCCTCGGCGGCGTGGTCGTCGAGTCGGGCCGGTTCGACTGGCACTCCGACAAGTTCCCGCTGTTCAACCAGCCCGTGCCGAGCTACGGCGGGCTGCAGTGGAACGGCAACTTCGGCGAGTACGCCTTCCTCACCCGGCTCCGCGCCGAGCAGCTGCGCGACATCGGCCCGGCGCTCAGCCCGCACAGCGCGTTCCTGCTCGCGCAGGGCGTCGAGACCCTGCCGTACCGCATCCAGGCGCACGTCGACAACGCCCGCGCCGTCGCCGAGTGGCTCGAGCAGGACGACCGCGTCTCGCAGGTCTGGTGGGCCGGCCTGCCGAACCACCCGCACCACGACCGCGCGCAGAAGTACCTGCCGAAGGGCCCGGGCTCGGTGTTCAGCTTCGAGGTGAAGGGCGGTCGCGCGGTCGGCCAGAAGCTCATCGAGTCGGTGAACCTGGCGAGCCACCTCGCCAACATCGGCGACGCGAAGACGCTCATCATCCACCCCGCGTCGACCACGCACGCGCAGCTCACCGAGCAGCAGCTCGTGGACGCCGGCGTGCTCCCGGGCGTCGTGCGGATTAGCGTGGGCATCGAAGACGTTGAGGACATCATCGACGATCTCGACCAGGCCCTCGCGGCCGCGACCGGAGGCGAATGA
- a CDS encoding cysteine hydrolase family protein: protein MAEDETALIVIDVQQGFDDPRWGPRNAPGAEANIERLLTAWADASRPVVLVRHDSVENASPLRPGQPGNDLRPFVAGAAHELLVTKHVNSAFHGEPDLEGWLRARGIRRIVLCGVQTNQCVETTARVGGNLGFDVTVALDATHTFDLEGPAGMRLTADELATATAVNLQGGGFARIAATDDLV, encoded by the coding sequence ATGGCGGAGGACGAGACGGCCCTGATCGTGATCGATGTGCAGCAGGGGTTCGACGACCCGCGGTGGGGACCGCGCAACGCGCCCGGCGCCGAGGCGAACATCGAGCGGCTGCTGACTGCATGGGCGGATGCCTCGCGGCCGGTCGTGCTCGTGCGCCACGACTCGGTCGAGAACGCGTCGCCGCTGCGTCCGGGGCAGCCGGGCAACGACCTGCGCCCGTTCGTGGCCGGTGCGGCGCACGAGCTGCTCGTCACGAAGCACGTGAACTCGGCCTTCCACGGCGAGCCCGACCTCGAGGGGTGGCTGCGGGCCCGGGGCATCCGGCGCATCGTGCTCTGCGGCGTGCAGACGAACCAGTGCGTCGAGACGACCGCGCGCGTCGGCGGCAACCTCGGCTTCGACGTGACCGTCGCGCTCGACGCGACCCACACGTTCGACCTCGAGGGCCCCGCGGGCATGCGCCTGACGGCCGACGAGCTCGCCACGGCCACGGCCGTGAACCTCCAGGGCGGCGGCTTCGCCCGCATCGCCGCCACCGACGACCTCGTCTGA
- a CDS encoding dolichyl-phosphate-mannose--protein mannosyltransferase: protein MAAEDADGPDTGAAEARPDGPARREPPVPGLALPESMLVTRDARAAEGAAGSGASDDDDDLRGSALDAWWERVVSTPARRWLWYWGAPIAVTLVAAVLRFWNLGHPQQIIFDETYYVKDAWTLWNLGYEARWPEGADEGFANGENDTYLEEGSYVVHPPLGKWLIGLGMAAFGAEAAFWWRATTALAGTIAVFVVMMVARRLTGSTVAAVLTGLFLAIDGNAIVMSRVALLDGWLMLFALLGFWFVVLDRDWTWQRLSHRVVAARSGSRESAVGPAMWNRPWVIAAGAAFGAACAVKWSGVWFLAAFGLYLVLVDSLARRRLGVPFWLSGGILKQGPITFLLLVPVAFVVYLASWTGWLLTDGGYYRDWADDPANAIGAQLEWIPPAIQSLWHYHESAYGYHVGLASEHPWQSSPLTWLLMIRPVAMYLSFASDACEADDCREVITGLGNPLLWWGALLAVGYLLYRLVRYREWQVAAILVGAGAGYLPWLAYLDRTVFQFYSIAFQPFTFLALGYAAHCILGSRDDPWWKRDRGIGVIAVYTVFVVLVSAFFYPMWTGIPMLETFWRLHLWLPGWS, encoded by the coding sequence ATGGCAGCCGAGGACGCCGACGGCCCGGACACGGGCGCGGCCGAGGCGCGCCCCGACGGCCCGGCACGGCGGGAGCCCCCGGTTCCCGGACTCGCGCTGCCCGAGTCGATGCTGGTCACCCGCGACGCCCGCGCCGCCGAGGGCGCGGCCGGCTCCGGGGCATCCGACGATGACGACGACCTGCGCGGCAGCGCGCTCGACGCCTGGTGGGAGCGCGTGGTCTCGACCCCGGCCCGCCGGTGGCTCTGGTACTGGGGCGCGCCGATCGCCGTGACGCTCGTCGCCGCGGTGCTGCGGTTCTGGAACCTCGGGCACCCGCAGCAGATCATCTTCGACGAGACGTACTACGTGAAGGACGCGTGGACGCTCTGGAACCTCGGCTACGAGGCGCGCTGGCCCGAGGGGGCCGACGAGGGGTTCGCGAACGGGGAGAACGACACCTACCTCGAGGAGGGGTCGTACGTCGTGCACCCGCCGCTCGGGAAGTGGCTGATCGGGCTCGGCATGGCCGCGTTCGGCGCCGAGGCCGCCTTCTGGTGGCGGGCGACGACGGCGCTCGCCGGCACCATCGCGGTGTTCGTCGTGATGATGGTCGCGCGCCGGCTCACGGGCTCGACCGTGGCGGCGGTGTTGACCGGGCTGTTCCTGGCGATCGACGGCAACGCGATCGTGATGTCGCGCGTCGCGCTGCTCGACGGCTGGCTCATGCTGTTCGCGCTGCTCGGGTTCTGGTTCGTCGTGCTCGATCGCGACTGGACCTGGCAGCGCCTCTCGCACCGGGTCGTCGCGGCGCGCTCGGGCAGCCGCGAGTCGGCGGTCGGCCCCGCGATGTGGAACCGGCCCTGGGTGATCGCCGCCGGGGCCGCGTTCGGTGCGGCCTGTGCGGTGAAGTGGTCCGGCGTCTGGTTCCTCGCGGCGTTCGGCCTGTACCTCGTGCTCGTCGACTCGCTGGCCCGGCGACGCCTCGGCGTGCCGTTCTGGCTGAGCGGCGGCATCCTGAAGCAGGGCCCTATCACGTTCCTGCTGCTCGTGCCGGTCGCCTTCGTCGTCTACCTCGCGAGCTGGACCGGATGGCTCCTGACCGACGGCGGCTACTACCGCGACTGGGCCGACGACCCCGCCAACGCGATCGGTGCGCAGCTCGAGTGGATACCACCGGCGATCCAGTCGCTCTGGCACTACCACGAGTCGGCGTACGGCTACCACGTGGGGCTGGCCTCGGAGCATCCGTGGCAGTCGAGCCCGTTGACCTGGCTGCTGATGATCCGCCCCGTCGCGATGTACCTGTCCTTCGCGTCGGATGCCTGTGAGGCCGACGACTGCCGGGAGGTCATCACGGGCCTCGGCAACCCGCTGCTCTGGTGGGGCGCGCTGCTCGCGGTCGGGTACCTGCTGTACCGCCTCGTGCGGTACCGCGAGTGGCAGGTCGCGGCGATCCTGGTGGGCGCGGGCGCCGGGTACCTGCCGTGGCTGGCGTACCTCGACCGCACGGTGTTCCAGTTCTACTCGATCGCGTTCCAGCCGTTCACGTTCCTCGCGCTCGGCTACGCGGCGCACTGCATCCTCGGCAGCCGCGACGACCCGTGGTGGAAGCGCGACCGCGGCATCGGCGTGATCGCGGTCTACACGGTGTTCGTCGTGCTCGTCTCGGCGTTCTTCTACCCGATGTGGACCGGCATCCCCATGCTCGAGACGTTCTGGCGGCTCCACCTCTGGCTCCCCGGCTGGAGCTAG
- the rsmI gene encoding 16S rRNA (cytidine(1402)-2'-O)-methyltransferase translates to MIILAATPIGNLGDASPRLRDALAQATVVASEDTRVTQRLLAALGIANRPRLIPLHEHNERARAAEIVDHARDSDVLVLTDAGMPTVSDPGFPLVEAAIAADVQVTCIPGPSAVVTALALSGLPTDRFAFEGFLPRKHGDRARRLADLADDPRTLVFFEAPSRIHAGLADLAEAFGGDRRAAVARELTKLHEEVRRGPLDELAEWAGHGVRGEICIVVAGAEPKQADAAEALARVQALVAGGERLKHAAAEVAADTGLGKRELYEAALAARDGR, encoded by the coding sequence GTGATCATCCTCGCCGCCACACCGATCGGCAACCTCGGCGACGCCTCGCCCAGGCTGCGCGACGCGCTCGCACAGGCGACCGTGGTGGCGTCCGAGGACACCCGCGTCACGCAGCGGCTGCTCGCGGCGCTCGGCATCGCGAACCGGCCGCGCCTCATCCCGCTGCACGAGCACAACGAGCGCGCCCGCGCCGCCGAGATCGTCGACCACGCGCGCGATTCCGACGTGCTGGTGCTGACCGACGCGGGCATGCCCACGGTCTCCGACCCGGGCTTCCCGCTCGTGGAGGCGGCCATCGCGGCGGACGTCCAGGTCACCTGCATCCCCGGACCGAGCGCCGTGGTGACCGCCCTCGCGCTCTCGGGCCTGCCGACCGACCGGTTCGCGTTCGAGGGGTTCCTGCCGCGCAAGCACGGCGACCGCGCACGTCGGCTCGCCGACCTCGCCGACGACCCGCGCACGCTCGTCTTCTTCGAGGCGCCGAGCCGAATCCACGCCGGGCTCGCCGACCTCGCCGAGGCGTTCGGCGGCGACCGTCGCGCCGCGGTCGCCCGCGAGCTCACCAAGCTGCACGAGGAGGTGCGCCGCGGCCCGCTCGACGAGCTCGCGGAGTGGGCCGGGCACGGCGTGCGCGGCGAGATCTGCATCGTCGTCGCCGGGGCCGAGCCGAAGCAGGCGGATGCCGCGGAGGCCCTTGCCCGCGTGCAGGCGCTCGTCGCCGGCGGGGAACGCCTGAAGCACGCGGCCGCCGAGGTCGCGGCCGACACGGGGCTCGGCAAGCGCGAGCTGTACGAGGCCGCGCTCGCCGCGCGCGACGGTCGCTGA
- a CDS encoding NADP-dependent oxidoreductase: MAQAVQFNRFGGPEVLEVVDIDAPRPGPGEVLVEVVASGVNPVETARRRGVHPDRSPVSFPAGEGRDLAGIVAAVGPGVTRFQPNDSVMGWAEGAQATFVVAPESQLMRKPPHVEWEVAGSLYVAGTTAWGALRQTGVGEGDTVVITAAAGGLGCIAAQLAVLRGATVFGTSIPERFDFLRQLGVRPLAYGDDLAARVRAEAPGGVDAFIDFLGTGDVAAAEELGVPPQRITTLTDWDAVDERGVGRAAAGDMVTLERVARLVEQRQIRLPVADIFPLERVQDAYRAMEKRDAPGKIVIGMQLVEYAGQKVRGPAIKEQESTLDVPTEHEHMVVQEQLPPVVASPKSHADRVAGAGGGGGRSAAR; this comes from the coding sequence ATGGCACAGGCAGTTCAGTTCAACAGGTTCGGCGGCCCGGAAGTGCTCGAGGTCGTCGACATCGATGCGCCCAGGCCCGGCCCGGGTGAAGTGCTCGTCGAGGTGGTCGCATCCGGGGTGAACCCGGTCGAGACCGCTCGTCGCCGCGGCGTGCACCCCGATCGATCGCCGGTCAGCTTCCCGGCGGGCGAGGGGCGCGACCTCGCGGGCATCGTCGCCGCGGTCGGCCCGGGGGTGACGCGCTTCCAGCCGAACGACTCGGTCATGGGATGGGCCGAGGGCGCCCAGGCGACGTTCGTCGTCGCGCCCGAGTCGCAGCTCATGCGCAAGCCCCCGCACGTCGAGTGGGAGGTCGCGGGCTCGCTGTACGTGGCCGGCACCACGGCGTGGGGCGCGCTGCGCCAGACCGGCGTGGGCGAGGGCGACACGGTCGTGATCACGGCCGCTGCGGGCGGGCTCGGCTGCATCGCCGCGCAGCTCGCCGTGCTGCGGGGCGCGACCGTGTTCGGCACGTCCATTCCCGAGCGGTTCGACTTCCTGCGGCAGCTCGGCGTGCGCCCGCTCGCCTACGGCGACGACCTCGCCGCCCGCGTGCGGGCCGAGGCGCCGGGCGGCGTCGACGCGTTCATCGACTTCCTCGGCACCGGCGACGTGGCCGCCGCCGAGGAGCTCGGCGTGCCGCCGCAGCGCATCACCACGCTCACCGACTGGGACGCGGTCGACGAGCGCGGCGTGGGGCGGGCGGCCGCGGGCGACATGGTCACGCTCGAACGGGTCGCGAGGCTCGTCGAGCAGCGGCAGATCCGCCTGCCCGTCGCCGACATCTTCCCGCTCGAGCGCGTGCAGGACGCCTACCGGGCGATGGAGAAGCGCGATGCGCCGGGCAAGATCGTGATCGGCATGCAGCTCGTGGAATACGCCGGGCAGAAGGTGCGCGGGCCGGCGATCAAGGAGCAGGAGTCGACGCTCGACGTGCCGACCGAGCACGAGCACATGGTGGTGCAGGAGCAGCTGCCGCCGGTGGTCGCGAGCCCGAAGTCGCACGCCGATCGCGTGGCCGGAGCCGGCGGCGGGGGAGGGCGCTCCGCCGCGAGGTAA
- the metG gene encoding methionine--tRNA ligase, with translation MADGSSFYITTPIFYVNDVPHIGHAYTEVAADVLARWHRQRGDDTWMLTGTDEHGQKILRTATANGVTPQEWADKLVSESWFPLLGTIDVANDDFIRTTDERHEEGVRKFIQKLYDEGHIYTGEYEGYYCVGCEEYKQPSDLIAGTGEYEGQQVCAIHSKPVELLNEKNYFFRMSAFADKLLALYEERPDFVQPESARNEVVSFVKQGLSDLSISRSTFDWGVKVPWDESHVVYVWFDALLNYITAVGYGADDAELARRWPAHHIVGKDILRFHAVIWPAMLMAAGLDVPKGVFGHGWLLVGGEKMSKSKLTGIAPEEITSTFGSDAFRYYFMRAIAFGQDGSFSWEDLAARYQAELANGFGNLGSRVIAMITRYFDGSVPAAGELTEADERVLDTARRVTDAAQAAIDRFAPHEALASVWELVDVLNGYITEQEPWALAKDPEQRERLGTVLHTAYRGLGTLAVLLAPVLPVATAKLWSALGGSGEVSAQRIDRAADWAGASSVGALEPLFPRIESAA, from the coding sequence ATGGCCGACGGCTCCTCGTTCTACATCACCACGCCCATCTTCTACGTCAACGACGTGCCCCACATCGGGCACGCGTACACGGAGGTCGCGGCGGACGTGCTGGCGCGCTGGCACCGGCAGCGGGGCGATGACACCTGGATGCTCACCGGCACCGACGAGCACGGCCAGAAGATCCTGCGCACCGCGACCGCCAACGGCGTGACGCCGCAGGAGTGGGCCGACAAGCTCGTCTCCGAGTCGTGGTTCCCGCTGCTCGGCACGATCGACGTCGCCAACGACGACTTCATCCGCACGACCGATGAGCGCCACGAGGAGGGCGTGCGGAAGTTCATCCAGAAGCTCTACGACGAGGGGCACATCTACACCGGCGAGTACGAGGGGTACTACTGCGTCGGCTGCGAGGAGTACAAGCAGCCGTCCGACCTCATCGCCGGCACGGGCGAGTACGAGGGCCAGCAGGTCTGCGCCATCCACTCCAAGCCGGTCGAGCTGCTGAACGAGAAGAACTACTTCTTCCGCATGTCCGCGTTCGCCGACAAGCTGCTCGCGCTCTACGAGGAGCGGCCCGACTTCGTGCAGCCCGAGTCGGCGCGCAACGAGGTCGTCTCGTTCGTGAAGCAGGGGCTCAGCGACCTGTCGATCTCGCGCTCGACGTTCGACTGGGGCGTGAAGGTGCCGTGGGACGAGTCGCACGTCGTCTACGTCTGGTTCGACGCGCTGCTGAACTACATCACCGCGGTCGGGTACGGCGCCGACGACGCCGAGCTCGCGCGCCGCTGGCCGGCCCACCACATCGTGGGCAAGGACATCCTGCGCTTCCACGCCGTCATCTGGCCGGCCATGCTCATGGCCGCAGGGCTCGACGTGCCGAAGGGCGTCTTCGGCCACGGCTGGCTGCTCGTCGGCGGCGAGAAGATGTCGAAGTCGAAGCTCACCGGCATCGCGCCCGAGGAAATCACGTCGACGTTCGGGTCCGACGCATTCCGCTACTACTTCATGCGCGCGATCGCGTTCGGCCAGGACGGCTCGTTCTCGTGGGAGGACCTCGCGGCGCGCTACCAGGCCGAGCTCGCGAACGGCTTCGGCAACCTCGGCTCGCGCGTGATCGCGATGATCACGCGGTACTTCGACGGTTCGGTGCCGGCCGCCGGCGAGCTGACCGAGGCCGACGAGCGCGTGCTCGACACGGCACGGCGGGTGACGGATGCCGCCCAGGCGGCGATCGACCGCTTCGCGCCGCACGAGGCGCTGGCCAGCGTGTGGGAGCTCGTCGACGTGCTGAACGGGTACATCACCGAGCAGGAGCCGTGGGCGCTGGCGAAGGACCCGGAGCAGCGCGAGCGGCTCGGCACCGTGCTGCACACCGCGTACCGCGGCCTCGGCACGCTCGCCGTGCTGCTCGCGCCCGTGCTGCCGGTCGCGACCGCGAAGCTGTGGTCGGCGCTCGGCGGCTCGGGCGAGGTCTCGGCACAGCGCATCGACCGCGCGGCCGACTGGGCCGGCGCGTCCTCGGTGGGCGCGCTCGAGCCGCTGTTCCCGCGCATCGAGAGCGCGGCGTGA
- a CDS encoding TatD family hydrolase — MTDGHLRSRAARDGGSPAYPAAPEPLAVPVYDNHTHLEVADGAMPITPAEHLDRAGAVGIAGVVQVGTDVATSEWSAALAARDARVLAAVAIHPNDAPELAAAGALDEALATIDALAGRPRVVAVGETGLDWYRTGDDGRDAQFHSFEAHIDIAKRHGLALQIHDRDAHDDVVATLLRVGAPERTVFHCFSGDAALAAVCAEHGWFMSFAGNVTFKNAENLREGLRAAPRELVMVETDAPYLTPAPNRGRPNAPYLVPHTVRFMAEVLGAPVDELSAEIAANTERAYGRWDAEPVSAPDGAPPASPSRNT; from the coding sequence GTGACGGACGGTCACCTGCGTTCGCGGGCTGCTCGCGACGGCGGGTCGCCCGCGTACCCGGCGGCCCCCGAGCCGCTCGCGGTGCCCGTCTACGACAACCACACGCACCTCGAGGTGGCCGACGGCGCGATGCCGATCACGCCGGCCGAACATCTCGACCGGGCCGGCGCGGTCGGCATCGCGGGCGTCGTGCAGGTCGGCACCGACGTCGCGACGTCGGAGTGGTCGGCCGCGCTCGCTGCGCGCGACGCGCGCGTGCTCGCGGCGGTGGCGATCCACCCGAACGATGCACCGGAGCTCGCCGCCGCCGGGGCGCTCGACGAGGCGCTGGCCACGATCGACGCGCTTGCTGGGCGGCCGCGGGTCGTCGCCGTGGGGGAGACCGGGCTCGACTGGTACCGCACCGGTGACGACGGGCGCGACGCGCAGTTCCACTCCTTCGAGGCGCACATCGACATCGCCAAGCGCCACGGGCTCGCGCTGCAGATCCACGACCGCGACGCGCACGACGACGTGGTCGCGACCCTGCTGCGGGTCGGCGCGCCCGAGCGCACGGTGTTCCACTGCTTCTCGGGCGACGCGGCGCTCGCCGCCGTGTGCGCCGAGCACGGCTGGTTCATGTCGTTCGCCGGCAACGTCACGTTCAAGAACGCCGAGAACCTGCGCGAGGGGCTGCGCGCTGCTCCCCGCGAACTCGTCATGGTCGAGACGGATGCCCCCTACCTCACGCCCGCCCCGAACCGCGGGCGCCCGAACGCGCCCTACCTCGTGCCGCACACCGTGCGGTTCATGGCCGAGGTGCTCGGCGCTCCGGTCGACGAGTTGTCGGCGGAGATCGCGGCGAACACCGAGCGGGCCTACGGGCGGTGGGACGCCGAGCCGGTTTCGGCGCCGGACGGCGCGCCCCCGGCATCGCCCTCGCGGAATACGTGA
- the rsmA gene encoding 16S rRNA (adenine(1518)-N(6)/adenine(1519)-N(6))-dimethyltransferase RsmA, which produces MNAHRHEASDGGAPAPAPRLLGPAEIRELAGYLGVSPTKKLGQNFVHDANTVRRIVQLAEVERDDVVLEVGPGLGSLTLGLLEAGAHVVAVEIDGRLAEQLPHTVQLMQPGTRIDVVHADALRVTELPAPPQRLVANLPYNVSVPVLLHLLEHFPSLTSGIVMVQAEVGYRLAATPGSKVYGAPSAKAAWYGGWRIAGQVSRLVFWPVPNVDSVLVGFARGAEEPGTEEERRRTFAIIDAAFQQRRKMLRQALAGVLGGTSSEASAVLEAAGVDPQARGEELGIDQFLAVARAAR; this is translated from the coding sequence ATGAACGCGCATCGGCACGAGGCATCCGACGGCGGCGCGCCCGCGCCCGCGCCGCGGCTGCTCGGCCCCGCCGAGATCCGCGAGCTCGCCGGCTACCTCGGCGTGAGCCCCACCAAGAAGCTCGGCCAGAACTTCGTGCACGACGCCAACACGGTGCGCCGCATCGTGCAGCTCGCCGAGGTGGAGCGCGACGACGTCGTGCTCGAGGTCGGCCCGGGGCTCGGCTCGCTCACGCTCGGCCTGCTCGAGGCCGGCGCCCACGTGGTCGCCGTCGAGATCGACGGCCGCCTCGCCGAGCAGCTCCCGCACACCGTGCAGCTCATGCAGCCGGGCACGCGCATCGACGTCGTGCACGCCGACGCGCTGCGCGTCACCGAGCTGCCCGCCCCGCCGCAGCGCCTCGTCGCGAACCTGCCGTACAACGTCTCCGTGCCCGTGCTGCTGCACCTGCTCGAGCACTTCCCGTCGCTCACGAGCGGCATCGTCATGGTGCAGGCCGAGGTCGGCTACCGGCTCGCCGCGACGCCCGGTTCGAAGGTCTACGGCGCGCCCAGCGCGAAGGCCGCCTGGTACGGCGGCTGGCGCATCGCAGGCCAGGTCTCGCGGCTCGTGTTCTGGCCCGTGCCGAACGTCGACTCGGTGCTCGTGGGGTTCGCGCGCGGCGCGGAGGAGCCCGGCACCGAGGAGGAGCGGCGGCGGACGTTCGCGATCATCGACGCGGCCTTCCAGCAGCGTCGCAAGATGCTCCGCCAGGCGCTCGCGGGCGTGCTGGGCGGCACCAGCTCCGAGGCATCCGCCGTGCTCGAAGCCGCAGGCGTCGACCCCCAGGCCCGTGGCGAGGAGCTCGGCATCGACCAGTTCCTCGCCGTCGCCCGCGCCGCGCGGTAG